In Micromonospora purpureochromogenes, a single window of DNA contains:
- a CDS encoding polysaccharide deacetylase family protein, translating to MGPRSTGRAVGVVVLVLAALLGSAYALGRSLIPDQPRSRAGVTASVHDTEYGDQSPGSGTPTATPSGRAEAAQEPDARHPTGNPDDGPFGSRETTGSPEVALTFDDGPDPRYTPQVLEILREFHVRATFCVVGENAQAHPELIRAIAADGHTLCNHTWQHDVQLGQRSPAAIRADLLRTNQVIHDIVPDAPIAWYRQPGGAWTYPVVSVARELGMTSLHWTVDPSDWEAPGAARITTQVTGGVGPGSVVLLHDAGGDRQGTVDALRHILPDLTSRFRLEALPVDGTT from the coding sequence ATGGGCCCCCGGAGCACCGGCCGCGCCGTGGGTGTCGTCGTCCTCGTGCTTGCCGCCCTGCTCGGCTCCGCGTACGCGCTCGGCCGGAGCCTGATCCCCGACCAGCCCCGATCCCGGGCCGGCGTCACGGCCAGCGTCCACGACACCGAGTACGGCGACCAGTCGCCCGGGTCCGGCACACCCACGGCCACGCCGTCGGGCCGCGCCGAGGCCGCCCAGGAGCCCGACGCCCGTCACCCGACCGGGAACCCGGACGACGGTCCGTTCGGCAGCCGGGAGACCACCGGCTCCCCCGAGGTGGCGCTCACCTTCGACGACGGGCCGGACCCGCGGTACACCCCGCAGGTGCTGGAGATCCTGCGCGAGTTCCACGTCCGGGCCACCTTCTGCGTGGTTGGCGAGAACGCGCAGGCCCACCCGGAGCTGATCCGGGCGATCGCGGCCGACGGGCACACCCTGTGCAACCACACCTGGCAGCACGACGTGCAGCTGGGCCAGCGCTCCCCCGCCGCCATCCGCGCCGACCTGCTGCGGACCAACCAGGTGATCCACGACATCGTGCCCGACGCCCCCATCGCCTGGTACCGGCAGCCCGGCGGCGCGTGGACGTACCCGGTGGTGTCGGTCGCCCGGGAGCTGGGGATGACTTCGCTGCACTGGACCGTGGACCCGTCGGACTGGGAGGCGCCCGGCGCCGCCCGGATCACCACCCAGGTCACCGGGGGCGTCGGGCCCGGCTCGGTCGTGCTGTTGCACGACGCCGGCGGGGACCGGCAGGGGACGGTCGACGCGCTGCGTCACATCCTGCCCGACCTGACCAGCCGCTTCCGCCTGGAGGCCCTGCCGGTCGACGGCACCACCTGA
- a CDS encoding winged helix-turn-helix transcriptional regulator, whose product MEILLLVTARAGEPSAVLPALDLLPHSVRTAPRDVRTLVAGPSPDAVLVDARSELSEARATCRMLHATGLGVPLVAVVTEAGLIALNADWGVDDVILASAGPAEVEARLRLAVGRLSNATAGAGGSIRAGELTIDPDTYAAKLKGRPLDLTYKEFELLKFLAQHPGRVFTRDQLLREVWGYDYFGGTRTVDVHVRRLRAKLGSEYESMIGTVRQVGYKFVVPPSRSLPEAEHSPRPVRAEHA is encoded by the coding sequence GTGGAGATCCTGTTGCTGGTGACCGCGCGCGCAGGTGAACCATCGGCAGTGCTGCCGGCGCTCGACCTGCTGCCGCACTCGGTCCGCACGGCACCCCGTGACGTGCGCACCCTGGTCGCCGGTCCGAGCCCGGACGCGGTGCTGGTGGACGCGCGGTCCGAGCTGAGCGAGGCGCGCGCGACCTGCCGGATGCTGCACGCCACCGGCCTCGGCGTGCCGCTGGTGGCGGTGGTGACCGAGGCGGGGCTGATCGCGTTGAACGCCGACTGGGGCGTGGACGACGTCATCCTGGCCAGCGCCGGTCCGGCCGAGGTGGAGGCCCGGTTGCGCCTCGCGGTCGGCCGGCTCAGCAACGCCACCGCCGGCGCGGGCGGCTCGATCCGGGCCGGCGAGCTGACCATCGACCCGGACACCTACGCGGCCAAGCTCAAGGGCCGGCCGCTCGACCTCACCTACAAGGAGTTCGAGCTGCTGAAGTTCCTGGCCCAGCACCCGGGCCGGGTCTTCACCCGGGACCAGCTGCTCCGCGAGGTCTGGGGGTACGACTACTTCGGCGGCACCCGGACGGTGGACGTGCACGTCCGGCGGCTGCGGGCCAAGCTCGGCTCGGAGTACGAGTCGATGATCGGCACGGTCCGCCAGGTGGGCTACAAGTTCGTGGTCCCGCCGTCGCGGTCGCTGCCGGAGGCGGAGCACTCCCCACGACCGGTCCGGGCGGAGCACGCCTGA
- a CDS encoding LmeA family phospholipid-binding protein, with product MAEAYPAYEERPRRRGRKVLVTLVVLLLLLVGLLVVADRVAAGVAERAIADQVKQEVAKQDAQSAPPKVDVGGFPFLTQVLAGRYERISIVLTDVRGSVEGNAVSVPRLDVDARNVRASLDTLRSGSGDVVAEKVDGTGTVTYDSLAALLDRPGLKLGEQNGKLAVTAPVDILGQKLTVTGTADVTVAEGNKVALRFNDLTAEGLPAVPLARTLLSNYAKGISIDVPLPELPFQLNVRKVEPRPEGLVVTADAANVPINSAR from the coding sequence GTGGCAGAGGCGTACCCCGCGTACGAGGAGCGTCCCCGGCGGCGGGGGCGCAAGGTGCTGGTCACGCTGGTCGTCCTCCTGCTGCTCCTGGTCGGGCTGCTGGTCGTGGCCGACCGGGTGGCGGCCGGGGTGGCCGAGCGCGCCATCGCCGACCAGGTGAAGCAGGAGGTCGCCAAGCAGGACGCCCAGTCCGCCCCGCCCAAGGTCGACGTCGGCGGCTTCCCGTTCCTGACCCAGGTGCTCGCCGGCCGCTACGAGCGGATCTCCATCGTGCTGACCGACGTGCGGGGTTCGGTCGAGGGCAACGCGGTGAGCGTGCCCCGGTTGGACGTGGACGCCCGGAACGTGCGGGCCTCGCTGGACACCCTCCGCTCGGGCAGCGGCGACGTGGTCGCCGAGAAGGTCGACGGCACCGGCACCGTCACGTACGACAGCCTGGCCGCCCTGCTGGACCGCCCCGGTCTGAAGCTCGGCGAGCAGAACGGCAAGCTCGCCGTGACCGCCCCGGTGGACATCCTCGGGCAGAAGCTCACCGTCACCGGCACCGCCGACGTGACCGTGGCCGAGGGCAACAAGGTCGCACTGCGCTTCAACGACCTGACCGCCGAGGGGCTGCCGGCGGTGCCGCTGGCCCGGACGCTGCTGAGCAACTACGCCAAGGGCATCTCGATCGACGTGCCCCTGCCCGAGCTGCCGTTCCAGCTCAACGTCCGCAAGGTCGAGCCCCGGCCGGAGGGGCTGGTGGTGACCGCCGACGCGGCGAACGTACCGATCAACTCGGCCCGCTGA
- a CDS encoding Ms5788A family Cys-rich leader peptide produces the protein MGTHLTKRRAVDLCRVATCLCRSVI, from the coding sequence ATGGGGACGCACCTCACCAAACGGCGCGCGGTCGACCTGTGCCGCGTGGCCACCTGCCTGTGTCGCTCCGTCATCTGA
- a CDS encoding sulfurtransferase: protein MSRDTALVSAEWAEKNIDAPGVVFVEVDEDTSAYDTGHIAGAIKLDWRTDLQDPVRRDFVNKTQFEALLSERGIANDDTVILYGGNNNWFAAYAYWYFKLYGHRDVKLLDGGRKKWELDARPLVADPVTRPRTQYVAQEPDASIRAFRDEVVDAIGTKNLVDVRSPDEYAGRLLAPAHLPQEQAQRAGHVPTAISVPWSKAANEDGTFKSDDELRRIYADAGLDDGKETIAYCRIGERSSHTWFVLQELLGHRNVKNYDGSWTEYGSLVGVPVALGDEPGEA, encoded by the coding sequence ATGAGTCGCGACACCGCACTCGTCTCGGCCGAGTGGGCCGAGAAGAACATCGACGCCCCGGGCGTCGTCTTCGTCGAGGTCGACGAGGACACCTCGGCGTACGACACCGGCCACATCGCCGGCGCGATCAAGCTGGACTGGCGGACCGACCTGCAGGACCCGGTCCGTCGGGACTTCGTCAACAAGACCCAGTTCGAGGCGCTGCTCTCCGAGCGGGGCATCGCCAACGACGACACCGTGATCCTCTACGGCGGCAACAACAACTGGTTCGCCGCGTACGCCTACTGGTACTTCAAGCTCTACGGCCACCGCGACGTCAAGCTGCTCGACGGCGGCCGCAAGAAGTGGGAGCTGGACGCCCGCCCGCTGGTCGCCGACCCGGTGACCCGCCCCCGGACCCAGTACGTCGCGCAGGAGCCGGACGCCTCGATCCGCGCCTTCCGCGACGAGGTGGTCGACGCCATCGGCACCAAGAACCTGGTCGACGTGCGCAGCCCCGACGAGTACGCCGGCCGGCTGCTCGCCCCCGCCCACCTGCCGCAGGAGCAGGCGCAGCGGGCCGGCCACGTGCCCACCGCGATCAGCGTGCCGTGGTCGAAGGCGGCCAACGAGGACGGGACCTTCAAGTCCGACGACGAGCTGCGCCGGATCTACGCCGACGCCGGGCTGGACGACGGCAAGGAGACCATCGCCTACTGCCGGATCGGTGAGCGCTCCTCGCACACCTGGTTCGTGCTCCAGGAGCTGCTCGGCCACCGCAACGTGAAGAACTACGACGGATCCTGGACCGAGTACGGCTCGCTGGTCGGCGTGCCGGTGGCGCTCGGCGACGAGCCCGGGGAGGCCTGA
- a CDS encoding DUF1416 domain-containing protein, protein MTAPTAAGCAAPDQAAPLPASLDLEKETVITGVVRSDAGEIVPGAYVRLLDSTGEFTAEVVTSPAGQFRFFAAPGSWTLRALSRHGNGDTAVTAGRGINEVSVTVA, encoded by the coding sequence ATGACTGCACCCACCGCCGCAGGTTGCGCCGCTCCGGACCAGGCCGCGCCGCTGCCGGCCAGCCTGGACCTGGAGAAGGAAACCGTCATCACCGGTGTGGTCCGCTCCGACGCGGGCGAGATCGTGCCGGGCGCGTACGTCCGGCTGCTCGACTCGACCGGTGAGTTCACCGCCGAGGTGGTCACCTCCCCGGCCGGGCAGTTCCGGTTCTTCGCCGCGCCGGGCAGCTGGACCCTGCGGGCGCTGTCCCGGCACGGCAACGGCGACACCGCCGTGACCGCCGGACGGGGCATCAACGAGGTCTCCGTGACCGTCGCCTGA
- a CDS encoding amylo-alpha-1,6-glucosidase codes for MRQLVSILDGNTFVVCDHRGDIEPSFDFPTGLFSFDTRFLSTWLLTLDGERLHALSIDDSQSHRTRYFLVPGEPTHYLDAKVSVIRRRAIGGSLGEELTVLNHSEREMRFKLRLEMGSDFADLFEIKHKRTKAGRTTATVGENELKLTYRREAFHRETVITSTAPAEVDPGGMTWMILIGPHAEWTTRLHVSALIYGARGEDFRATTPLSGSRSPAAILAEQQELVDGAPKLGCDCEPLATAYRQSLNDLAALRYESITLRVRLLAAGLPWFMTLFGRDSILTSLQVLPFLPELIPPTITMLAGLQGHRLDDFRDEEPGKILHELRYGETAGFEEQPHSPYYGSADSTPLFLILLDEYERWTGDADLVRKLEFPARAALAWIDSYGDLLGTGYLWYRTRNPDTGLENQCWKDSWDSISYSDGRLPGFPRATCELQGYAYDAKLRGARMARLFWNDPAYAERLEREAAALKERFNRDFWIPEREYFALALDPEGRHVDALSSNMGHLLWSGIVDESRAERIARLLLDPLLFSGWGVRTLASDQGRYNPVGYHVGTVWPFDNAFIAWGLARYGFREEAGRICDGMLSASRYFNGRLPEAFAGYDRRLTEYPVQYPTACSPQAWSAGTPLLLLRVMLGLEPQGDHLIIDPAVPEGMGRVELLDIPGRWGLVDALGRSRTPHDKRHHR; via the coding sequence ATGAGGCAGTTGGTCAGCATCCTCGACGGCAACACCTTCGTCGTCTGCGACCACCGCGGTGACATCGAGCCGTCGTTCGACTTCCCCACCGGGCTCTTCTCGTTCGACACCCGCTTCCTCTCCACCTGGCTGCTGACCCTCGACGGGGAGCGGCTGCACGCCCTCTCGATCGACGACTCGCAGTCCCACCGGACCCGGTACTTCCTCGTCCCCGGCGAGCCGACGCACTACCTCGACGCCAAGGTGTCGGTGATCCGCCGCCGGGCCATCGGCGGCAGCCTGGGCGAGGAACTCACCGTGCTCAACCACTCCGAGCGGGAGATGCGGTTCAAGCTCCGGCTGGAGATGGGTTCCGACTTCGCCGACCTCTTCGAGATCAAACACAAGCGGACCAAGGCGGGCCGGACCACCGCCACGGTCGGCGAGAACGAACTGAAGCTCACCTACCGGCGGGAGGCGTTCCACCGGGAGACCGTGATCACCAGCACCGCCCCCGCCGAGGTGGACCCGGGCGGGATGACCTGGATGATCCTCATCGGCCCGCACGCCGAGTGGACCACCCGGCTGCACGTGTCGGCGTTGATCTACGGCGCCCGCGGGGAGGACTTCCGCGCGACCACCCCGCTGAGTGGCAGCCGCAGCCCCGCCGCCATCCTGGCGGAGCAGCAGGAACTGGTTGACGGCGCGCCCAAACTGGGCTGCGACTGCGAGCCGCTGGCCACGGCGTACCGGCAGAGTCTCAACGACCTGGCCGCACTGCGCTATGAATCGATCACCCTCCGGGTACGGCTGCTCGCCGCGGGCCTGCCCTGGTTCATGACCCTCTTCGGTCGGGACAGCATCCTCACCTCGCTCCAGGTGCTGCCGTTCCTGCCCGAGCTGATCCCGCCGACCATCACGATGCTGGCGGGGTTGCAGGGTCACCGCCTGGACGACTTCCGGGACGAGGAGCCGGGCAAGATCCTGCACGAGCTGCGCTACGGCGAGACGGCCGGCTTCGAGGAGCAGCCGCACTCGCCCTACTACGGTTCCGCCGACTCCACCCCGCTCTTCCTGATCCTGCTCGACGAGTACGAACGGTGGACCGGCGACGCCGACCTGGTGCGGAAGCTGGAGTTCCCGGCCCGGGCGGCGCTGGCCTGGATCGACAGCTACGGCGACCTGCTCGGCACGGGCTACCTCTGGTACCGCACCCGCAACCCGGACACCGGCCTGGAGAACCAGTGCTGGAAGGACTCGTGGGACTCGATCTCCTACTCCGACGGCCGGCTGCCGGGCTTCCCCCGGGCCACCTGCGAGCTCCAGGGGTACGCGTACGACGCGAAGCTGCGCGGCGCCCGGATGGCCCGGCTGTTCTGGAACGACCCCGCCTACGCCGAGCGGCTGGAACGCGAGGCCGCCGCCCTCAAGGAGCGCTTCAACCGGGACTTCTGGATCCCCGAGCGCGAGTACTTCGCGCTCGCCCTCGACCCGGAGGGGCGGCACGTGGACGCGCTCTCCTCCAACATGGGGCACCTGCTGTGGAGCGGCATCGTGGACGAGTCCCGGGCCGAGCGGATCGCTCGCCTCCTGCTCGACCCCCTGCTCTTCTCCGGCTGGGGGGTACGCACGCTCGCCAGCGACCAGGGGCGGTACAACCCGGTCGGCTACCACGTCGGGACGGTCTGGCCGTTCGACAACGCCTTCATCGCCTGGGGCCTCGCCCGGTACGGCTTCCGGGAGGAGGCCGGACGCATCTGCGACGGCATGCTCAGCGCCTCCCGGTACTTCAACGGACGGCTCCCGGAGGCGTTCGCCGGCTACGACCGCCGCCTCACCGAGTACCCGGTGCAGTACCCCACGGCGTGCAGTCCGCAGGCCTGGTCGGCCGGGACGCCCCTGCTGCTGCTGCGGGTGATGCTCGGGCTGGAGCCGCAGGGCGATCACCTGATCATCGATCCGGCGGTGCCGGAGGGCATGGGCCGGGTGGAGTTGCTCGACATCCCCGGCCGGTGGGGCCTGGTGGACGCCCTCGGCCGCAGCCGCACCCCGCATGACAAGCGGCACCACCGCTGA
- a CDS encoding SCP2 sterol-binding domain-containing protein, with protein sequence MNEAIEEFFASLPARAPAVLRTPFTGTIQIELTTDNRTDHWLVQMSPGKVIVNRVRGPADAIWSSSADLFERLVTGRAEAISAVLRNESTFGGNSALILAFRRFLPDPPGARDPRETAREQVGRSG encoded by the coding sequence GTGAACGAGGCGATAGAGGAGTTCTTCGCATCGCTGCCGGCGCGCGCCCCGGCGGTGCTGCGCACCCCGTTCACCGGGACGATCCAGATCGAGCTCACCACCGACAACCGCACCGACCACTGGCTGGTCCAGATGAGCCCCGGCAAAGTCATCGTCAACCGGGTCCGCGGCCCCGCGGACGCCATCTGGAGCAGCAGCGCGGACCTCTTCGAGCGGCTGGTCACCGGCCGGGCCGAGGCCATATCCGCGGTCCTGCGCAATGAGAGCACCTTCGGGGGCAACTCGGCGCTCATTCTCGCCTTCCGCCGGTTCCTCCCCGACCCGCCGGGCGCCCGGGATCCTCGGGAGACCGCCCGCGAGCAGGTCGGACGGTCAGGATGA
- a CDS encoding DsrE family protein: MLGVMARTLVVKATAGADAPERCAQAFTVAATAAAAGVEVSLWLTGESTWFALPGRAEQFELPHSAPLAELLHVILTTGRVTACTQCAARRDIGPGDVLPGIRIAGAAVFVEEAMTEGAQALVY; this comes from the coding sequence ATGCTGGGGGTCATGGCTCGCACTCTCGTCGTCAAGGCCACCGCCGGGGCGGACGCGCCGGAACGGTGCGCCCAGGCCTTCACGGTCGCCGCCACCGCCGCCGCAGCCGGAGTGGAGGTGTCGCTCTGGCTGACCGGCGAGTCAACCTGGTTCGCCCTCCCCGGTCGGGCGGAGCAGTTCGAGCTGCCGCACTCCGCCCCGCTGGCGGAGCTGCTGCACGTCATCCTCACCACCGGTCGGGTCACCGCCTGCACCCAGTGCGCCGCCCGCCGGGACATCGGCCCCGGCGACGTGCTGCCCGGGATACGCATAGCGGGCGCGGCCGTCTTCGTCGAGGAGGCGATGACGGAGGGGGCCCAGGCACTGGTCTATTGA
- the mtfM gene encoding small membrane protein MtfM, producing MVTEIGFVSLLVAGLGALAGGLVYLAVRISRGKW from the coding sequence ATGGTTACCGAGATCGGGTTCGTCAGCCTGCTGGTCGCGGGCCTCGGCGCGCTCGCCGGTGGCCTGGTCTACCTTGCCGTACGCATATCGAGAGGTAAGTGGTGA
- a CDS encoding FABP family protein codes for MSANPSDENPLQPPWLNAPPVEEYPYEESHDLRVGPKLHPALDALLPYVGVWRGRGRGGFPTIEDFDFAQEIRISHDGRPFLLYESRAWILDEQSRPVRPAGREVGWWRPVLGGDRATDELEALMMSPTGIMELYIGKRTGTQIEFATDAVVRTSTAKEVTAGARLFGIVEGALLYAQEMAGMGHPLSPHLSARLIRVAG; via the coding sequence GTGAGCGCGAACCCGTCGGACGAGAACCCGCTGCAGCCGCCGTGGCTGAACGCGCCGCCGGTCGAGGAGTACCCGTACGAGGAGAGCCACGACCTGCGGGTCGGCCCGAAGCTGCACCCGGCGCTCGACGCCCTGCTGCCGTACGTCGGGGTGTGGCGGGGCCGCGGCCGGGGTGGCTTCCCCACCATCGAGGACTTCGACTTCGCCCAGGAGATCCGGATCAGCCACGACGGCCGGCCGTTCCTGCTCTACGAGTCGCGGGCGTGGATCCTCGACGAGCAGAGCCGGCCGGTGCGGCCCGCCGGGCGTGAGGTCGGCTGGTGGCGTCCGGTGCTCGGCGGCGACCGGGCCACCGACGAGCTGGAGGCGCTGATGATGAGCCCCACCGGGATCATGGAGCTCTACATCGGCAAGCGCACCGGCACCCAGATCGAGTTCGCCACCGACGCGGTCGTGCGGACCTCCACCGCCAAAGAGGTCACGGCCGGTGCCCGACTCTTCGGCATCGTCGAGGGCGCGCTGCTCTACGCCCAGGAGATGGCCGGCATGGGCCACCCCCTCTCGCCGCACCTCTCCGCCCGCCTCATCCGCGTGGCCGGCTGA
- a CDS encoding aminotransferase class IV, which yields MEATRVAVLGRGVVPGGEPVLRGDDLGALHGDGLFETMHLRGGRPWLRAAHLARLRAGAAAVELALPAEDALVELLERVTAGWPTEVEGALRLVCTRGPEGGGPPTVYATLGEVPPSARRARRDGVGVATLPLGVAAAARPELGWLPTGVKSTSYAVSSAARRWAARKGVDDALWTSTDGYVLEGPSANVVWLEGGTLCTVPAAATGILPGATCAWLLAHAGELGFAAAERMATPRRLVEADGVWFTSSVRGLAEFRSLDATRLPPSPHTPALQALLAHPVP from the coding sequence ATGGAGGCAACCAGGGTCGCCGTACTCGGCCGGGGCGTCGTACCCGGTGGGGAGCCGGTGCTGCGCGGCGACGACCTCGGCGCGCTGCACGGCGACGGCCTCTTCGAGACCATGCACCTGCGGGGCGGGCGGCCCTGGCTGCGCGCGGCACACCTGGCCCGGCTGCGGGCCGGCGCCGCCGCCGTGGAGCTGGCGCTGCCCGCCGAGGACGCCCTGGTCGAGCTGCTGGAGAGGGTGACCGCCGGCTGGCCGACGGAGGTGGAGGGCGCGCTGCGGCTGGTCTGCACCCGGGGCCCGGAGGGCGGCGGCCCGCCGACCGTCTACGCCACCCTGGGCGAGGTCCCGCCGTCCGCCCGCCGGGCCCGACGCGACGGTGTCGGCGTGGCCACCCTGCCCCTCGGCGTGGCCGCGGCGGCCCGGCCGGAGCTGGGCTGGCTCCCCACCGGCGTCAAGTCCACCTCGTACGCGGTGAGCAGCGCCGCGCGGCGCTGGGCCGCCCGCAAGGGCGTGGACGACGCGCTCTGGACCTCCACGGACGGGTACGTGCTGGAGGGGCCGAGCGCGAACGTGGTCTGGCTGGAGGGCGGCACGCTCTGCACCGTCCCGGCCGCCGCGACGGGCATCCTCCCCGGCGCCACCTGCGCCTGGCTGCTCGCCCACGCCGGGGAGCTGGGCTTCGCCGCCGCCGAGCGGATGGCCACGCCGCGGCGGCTGGTCGAGGCCGACGGCGTCTGGTTCACCTCGTCGGTGCGCGGCCTGGCGGAGTTCCGCAGCCTCGACGCCACGCGCCTCCCGCCCTCTCCGCACACCCCGGCCCTCCAGGCCCTCCTGGCCCACCCCGTCCCCTGA